The window CATGGGCGGCCATCCGGGTATCAACCGAGCCCACAATCAGGGCGCTGACTTGCGTTTTCTGCTCGGCAAGCTCGGCCCGTATGCAGGCTGAAGCCGCGCGGGCGGCAAACTTGGACGGGCTGTAACCGCCCATGACGGGCATGGCGACGAGCGCGCCGCCCGACAGCACGTTCACGATCGCGCCGCCGCCATTGGCCTTGAGGATGGGTGCAAACGCCCGGCTCATCGCCAGAAGGCCGAAAAAGTTGACTTCCATCTCCTCGCGCGCGGCATTCATGTCCGGCGCCGCCATCAGGCGCTGGTTCAGAAAAGCTCCGGCATTATTGACGAGGATCGAGACATCCTTGCATTCGCGCGCGGCGGCCTCGACCTGTTCGGGACGCGTGACATCCAGCTCCAGCGCGACGGCACGGCCGCCGGACTCCTCCACCAGATGCGCGGCGCTGCTGGCCGATCTCGCCCCGACATAGACGCGGGATGCCCCGGCCTGCAGGAATGCGCGCACAAAGGCTTCGCCAATGCCGCGATTGCCGCCCGTGACGAGGGCTACGGCTCCTTCGAGTTCCATGGGTTTTAGCCTTTTGCGTAGATGGGATCGTGCGGCTTCTTGGCGCTGCGCACGAGTTTGGAGATGTCCGGCACCATCGTGCCGCGGCCCCATGTCTCGGCGTGGTCCATCTCGTGGTTCCACTCCCAGACGAGCTGGCGGCGGGCGATTTTCCATGCACCGTCCCGCTTCTCGAAGCGGTCAATGGCGCGCGCCAGGGTGAGCGTATCGAACGTTTCACCGTCCTTCTTCATCCGGGCGAAGGCGAGGATGTAGTGCTCGGCCAGAGCCTTCTCGCCATCCAGTTCGACATGGATATTCGTGGAGAGATGGTTCATCAGCCCGCCGCGCGGCAGGATTTTCGCCATCAGCGCGATGTATTCGGAGGCCGGTCCGTCAAACACCCCGCCATGATCCTCCCACGCATCATCGTGATAGCAGCTGGTCAGAAGCTCGATATCGGCCCGGTCAGCGGCGCGCAGATAGAGATTGATGACATCGGTAATGGCCTGCTTGTCGAGCAGGGCCTGGACCTCGGGGGAATGGTTCGTGCTCATGCATCACCTTCAATAATGAGAATGCCGGAATCGGGCGTCGCGGCGTAAAGCCGTTCAACATCGCCGCGGCGGCGGTCGATGACAGCGCGGCGGTTCACCGTGCCCTTGTCGGACAGCTCGTGAGCGTTCGGGTCTGGCGGTGTATCCAGCAAAAGGGCGCGCCGGATCTTCGAGCCGCCATGCTGGCCTTCATTTACCGCCCGGATGGCTTTCGCGATGGCGTCCGGCGACGCGCCCGGCTTGGCCCAGCCCATCAAGGTGAGGTAGGGCCGGTCATCATCACACAGGACCAGATCGGTCATCAGGGTGCCAAGCTGGCGCATCAGCGTGTCGCGAAGCGCGCCGCCATAGACCCAGGCGCCGCTGGACAGCTTGAACTCCTCCGCCGCCCGCCCGGCAAAGGCAAGGCCCTGCTCAGGGCGGTCAGGGTCATGGAATACGGCAAGGTCTCCGGTGCGGTAGAAGCCTTCCTCGTCGAATGAGGCAGCCGTCTTCTCCGGCTCATCCAGATAGCCAGCCGTCACATTCGGGCCGCGTGCGCGCAGCTCGTAGCGGTCACCTGAGGGGACAAGCTTCACCTCGGCCCCCGGCGTTGGCAGGCCGATGCCCACCTTGTCGCTCTCAAAGTGGATGACCATGAAGGCCGACACGGTTTCGGTGGAGCCATAGCCGCTGGTCAGCATGATGCGATGGCCGGTCTCGGCCACAGCCAGAGCCTGCAGCCGGTCATAGACGGACTGCGACAGGCCCGCCCCGCCATAGAGCATCAGGTTCAGCCGGGCAAAGAAGGTCTTGCGCAGCGCTGCATCCGCTTCCAGCGCGTCCACCAGCATGGAATAGCCCAGCGGCACATTGTTGTAATAGCCGACACTGACCTCGCGCAGATTGCGGATCGACTGGTCAAACAGGCCAGGGGCGGGCTTGCCGTCATCGACATACATCGTGCCGCCCTCAAGCAGGGTGGTGCGCATCGCGAAGGCACCGGCGGCGTGGTGCCAGGGTAGCCAGTCCAGCATGACATCGTGCCAGCCAGCGCTTTTGCCGATGGTCTGCTGGCACTGGGCGCTGTTGGCGGCGAGATTGTCGAAGCTGATCTCGACCAGCTTGGGCAGGCCGGTGGAGCCTGAGGTAAGCATGTAGGCGGCCACGTCATCGGCGCGGCGCGCAGCGATGGCCTCGCTCACGGCCTGCGTTACCGGCGTCGCGGTGACGGTATCGAAGGCATGAGCGCCGGGCGCGTCCGCAGCG is drawn from Glycocaulis alkaliphilus and contains these coding sequences:
- a CDS encoding SDR family oxidoreductase; this translates as MELEGAVALVTGGNRGIGEAFVRAFLQAGASRVYVGARSASSAAHLVEESGGRAVALELDVTRPEQVEAAARECKDVSILVNNAGAFLNQRLMAAPDMNAAREEMEVNFFGLLAMSRAFAPILKANGGGAIVNVLSGGALVAMPVMGGYSPSKFAARAASACIRAELAEQKTQVSALIVGSVDTRMAAHVGGNKERPEDIAKVGLKAIRRGIDEIDTDRMAVELRADLARDPKGVERAVARMLGASSIATGR
- a CDS encoding nuclear transport factor 2 family protein, with protein sequence MSTNHSPEVQALLDKQAITDVINLYLRAADRADIELLTSCYHDDAWEDHGGVFDGPASEYIALMAKILPRGGLMNHLSTNIHVELDGEKALAEHYILAFARMKKDGETFDTLTLARAIDRFEKRDGAWKIARRQLVWEWNHEMDHAETWGRGTMVPDISKLVRSAKKPHDPIYAKG
- a CDS encoding AMP-binding protein; the protein is MALPEAKAAFAPLRDASLLPVDLDIQRRPGGTVVVRSRITLQPYETNLPARFARMAQAQGEKPAMAKRASADGEWVFTSYADLKRQIDGATQWLLDHAPRDRALLIVAENGPAFAVMTFAGWAAGLPVCPVSTTYAALGGDYGRLRHVIAKAKPGAIFAQSAGAFKAIASLDTGDARLVTCAADAPGAHAFDTVTATPVTQAVSEAIAARRADDVAAYMLTSGSTGLPKLVEISFDNLAANSAQCQQTIGKSAGWHDVMLDWLPWHHAAGAFAMRTTLLEGGTMYVDDGKPAPGLFDQSIRNLREVSVGYYNNVPLGYSMLVDALEADAALRKTFFARLNLMLYGGAGLSQSVYDRLQALAVAETGHRIMLTSGYGSTETVSAFMVIHFESDKVGIGLPTPGAEVKLVPSGDRYELRARGPNVTAGYLDEPEKTAASFDEEGFYRTGDLAVFHDPDRPEQGLAFAGRAAEEFKLSSGAWVYGGALRDTLMRQLGTLMTDLVLCDDDRPYLTLMGWAKPGASPDAIAKAIRAVNEGQHGGSKIRRALLLDTPPDPNAHELSDKGTVNRRAVIDRRRGDVERLYAATPDSGILIIEGDA